The following proteins are encoded in a genomic region of Mycobacterium sp. 155:
- a CDS encoding condensation domain-containing protein yields the protein MVALGNISGWQPSDGPVTTWMASHGARAAAHAAKRSTLPPTYQRAQHLRKAYIGKTSGKQLPRLMVVGWDIPGVCDIPAMTAAINAHVRRHDAYHDWFEFDNGAFVRRTIADPRVIDFAPVEFGYMTAEEVRNHALAATPETLQWDCFTFGIVQHTGYFTFYASIDHLHIDGISAGVIFFDIHLMYHHLITTGIEDAQSALAPVSSYRDFARRQHDLLAGLTMSSPEARDWIEFARDANGAWPSFPLPLGDKPGDNVGRFVTVDLLDDVATESFDTACCAAGARFVGGVLACAALAERELAGTETYHGFTPYDTRTPSVDAMTVGWFASLFPVTVPTSDGSFPAAARAAQRSFDGAKHLADVPLDRVLELAAAAGSEIEPPVRPSMMVSYIDFRKIPVSSLFDETNFGTYGDNLNNGEINMWINRHTTKTTVTVSYPDNAVARKSVHRYIAMLCQVFAHVAQTTADWIEQLAHHANSSERCAVCTASS from the coding sequence ATGGTCGCATTGGGCAACATCAGCGGATGGCAGCCTTCGGATGGTCCGGTGACCACGTGGATGGCGTCACACGGCGCACGCGCTGCGGCGCACGCTGCGAAACGTAGCACCCTGCCGCCGACCTATCAGCGGGCACAGCACCTTCGGAAGGCGTACATCGGCAAGACCTCAGGCAAGCAGCTCCCCCGCCTGATGGTCGTGGGCTGGGATATTCCTGGTGTCTGTGACATTCCGGCGATGACGGCCGCGATCAACGCACACGTCCGTCGGCACGACGCCTACCACGATTGGTTCGAGTTCGACAACGGTGCATTCGTGCGGCGGACCATCGCGGATCCCAGGGTGATCGATTTCGCTCCAGTGGAATTCGGGTACATGACTGCCGAGGAAGTTCGCAACCACGCGTTGGCGGCAACGCCCGAAACACTTCAATGGGATTGCTTCACATTCGGTATCGTCCAGCACACCGGCTACTTCACGTTCTACGCCAGTATCGACCATCTGCACATCGACGGTATCTCTGCCGGCGTGATCTTCTTCGACATCCACTTGATGTACCACCACCTGATCACCACCGGGATCGAGGATGCGCAGTCCGCGCTTGCGCCTGTCAGCAGCTACCGCGATTTCGCCCGTCGGCAGCATGACTTGCTCGCCGGCTTGACCATGTCGTCTCCCGAGGCCAGGGATTGGATCGAGTTCGCGCGGGACGCGAATGGCGCCTGGCCGAGTTTCCCGTTGCCGCTTGGCGACAAGCCCGGCGATAACGTAGGCCGATTCGTCACCGTCGACCTGCTGGACGATGTGGCCACCGAGTCGTTCGACACCGCATGCTGTGCCGCGGGCGCGCGTTTCGTCGGCGGTGTCCTGGCGTGCGCCGCGCTCGCCGAGCGGGAATTGGCCGGAACCGAGACCTATCACGGTTTCACCCCTTACGACACGCGGACGCCGAGCGTCGATGCAATGACCGTCGGCTGGTTCGCGAGTTTGTTTCCGGTCACCGTACCGACGAGCGACGGGTCATTTCCCGCGGCGGCGCGCGCTGCACAGCGGTCCTTCGACGGCGCCAAACACCTCGCAGACGTGCCACTCGACCGAGTGCTGGAACTTGCGGCGGCAGCCGGGAGCGAGATCGAGCCCCCCGTGCGGCCATCGATGATGGTGTCCTATATAGATTTTCGGAAGATCCCGGTGTCCTCGCTATTCGACGAGACCAACTTCGGAACCTACGGCGACAACCTGAACAACGGCGAAATCAACATGTGGATCAACCGGCACACCACCAAGACCACGGTGACGGTCTCGTACCCGGACAACGCGGTCGCGCGAAAATCGGTGCACAGGTATATCGCGATGTTGTGCCAGGTCTTCGCCCACGTCGCACAGACCACCGCGGACTGGATCGAACAGCTTGCCCATCACGCGAATTCGAGTGAGCGGTGCGCTGTGTGCACCGCGAGCAGCTGA
- a CDS encoding lysine N(6)-hydroxylase/L-ornithine N(5)-oxygenase family protein, which yields MSANGTLPHNGNNGHGNNGPDEVLDVLGVGFGPSNLALAIAIREYNDSHPTERPIRAEFVEAKPEFGWHTGMLIPGTTMQISFLKDLVTQRNPQSGFTFLNYLTERGRLAEFINYKTFFPTRLEFHDYLTWAADKVDTTVRYGSRVVGLRDADGAFDVMVTGRHEGVLRARNVVIAGGLEPQLPSGIRRSIRQIHNHGLLQDLEVMPENLHNRYVVVGAGQSAAEVCAYLHSLSPDIEVHGVFAKYGFSPADDSPFANRVFDADAVDDFYVAQPGVRRKLIDYHRSTNYSAVDLVLIEELYAREYAERVAGHRRLFLRGASSVQRADEHENGVTVQILHHPTESVDEIECDAVIYATGFLPARLDRILGELYTDVVLQDGQPAVSRDYRLSTVPATAGNLYIQGNTEHTHGLTSSLLSNIAVRSGEILGSIVANSRAKTVVGAGAAATD from the coding sequence ATGTCGGCCAACGGAACTCTCCCGCACAACGGGAACAATGGACACGGAAACAACGGCCCCGACGAGGTACTCGATGTCCTCGGCGTAGGCTTCGGCCCGTCCAACCTGGCTCTGGCGATCGCCATCCGCGAATACAACGACAGCCATCCCACCGAACGGCCGATCCGTGCTGAGTTTGTCGAGGCGAAGCCGGAATTCGGTTGGCACACCGGTATGTTGATCCCTGGCACTACCATGCAGATCTCGTTCCTGAAAGATCTCGTCACCCAGCGTAACCCGCAGAGCGGGTTCACTTTCTTGAATTACCTCACCGAGCGGGGTCGGCTCGCCGAATTCATCAACTACAAGACGTTCTTCCCCACCCGCCTGGAGTTCCACGACTATTTGACCTGGGCCGCAGACAAAGTGGATACGACAGTTCGCTACGGTTCACGGGTGGTCGGACTGCGTGATGCCGACGGGGCCTTTGACGTCATGGTTACCGGCAGACACGAGGGCGTACTACGGGCTCGCAATGTGGTGATTGCCGGAGGGCTCGAGCCGCAACTACCGTCGGGAATCCGCCGCAGCATTCGCCAGATCCATAATCACGGACTGCTCCAGGACCTCGAGGTGATGCCGGAGAACCTACACAACCGTTACGTCGTTGTCGGGGCGGGGCAGAGCGCAGCCGAGGTGTGTGCGTATTTGCACTCGCTATCCCCGGACATCGAAGTACACGGGGTCTTCGCCAAGTATGGTTTCAGCCCGGCCGATGACAGCCCGTTTGCCAACCGGGTGTTCGACGCGGACGCGGTAGACGATTTCTACGTCGCGCAACCAGGTGTGCGTCGCAAGCTCATCGACTACCACCGCTCGACGAACTACTCGGCTGTCGATTTGGTGCTCATCGAGGAGCTCTACGCCCGCGAGTATGCCGAGCGGGTGGCCGGTCACCGACGGCTGTTCCTGCGTGGCGCGTCAAGCGTGCAGCGCGCCGACGAGCACGAAAACGGTGTGACGGTGCAAATCCTGCATCACCCCACGGAATCGGTCGACGAGATCGAATGCGATGCCGTCATTTACGCCACGGGATTTCTGCCGGCCCGCCTCGACCGCATTCTCGGCGAACTGTATACGGACGTGGTGCTCCAGGACGGGCAGCCGGCGGTGTCGCGCGATTACCGGCTGTCAACAGTGCCGGCCACCGCCGGCAACCTGTACATCCAGGGCAATACCGAGCACACCCATGGGCTGACATCCTCGCTGCTGTCCAACATCGCAGTGCGCAGTGGAGAAATCCTGGGATCTATCGTCGCAAACTCAAGGGCCAAGACCGTCGTCGGTGCCGGCGCTGCTGCTACAGACTGA
- the panD gene encoding aspartate 1-decarboxylase codes for MQRQVLGSKIHRATVTQADLHYVGSITIDANLMEAADIIEGEQVHVVDITSGARLVTYAITGARGSGVIGINGAAAHLISPSNLVIIMSFLQLDEDERAGHQPRVVHVDADNRIVALGSDPAEPVPGSMGQLVGRV; via the coding sequence ATGCAGCGACAAGTGCTTGGAAGCAAGATTCACCGGGCAACGGTGACGCAGGCGGATCTGCACTACGTTGGATCCATCACGATTGACGCGAATCTCATGGAAGCCGCTGACATCATCGAGGGCGAACAGGTGCATGTCGTCGACATCACCAGTGGCGCCCGATTGGTCACCTATGCCATTACCGGAGCACGCGGATCGGGTGTCATCGGTATCAATGGTGCTGCAGCACACTTGATCTCGCCATCGAACCTGGTGATCATCATGTCGTTCCTACAGCTCGACGAGGACGAACGCGCCGGACATCAGCCCAGAGTTGTGCACGTGGACGCCGACAACCGGATCGTCGCGCTGGGTTCCGACCCGGCTGAACCGGTGCCGGGGTCGATGGGCCAGCTGGTGGGTCGGGTGTGA
- a CDS encoding ABC transporter substrate-binding protein codes for MKFQKGAWRRLMMPIVAAAVVAGLVSACGGESTSTATDTTATISHKFGETKVPANPSRVVTVGWTDQDFVLPLGVVPVSSREFAQNYNDLPWVQKATDGKGVPTWGADSIDFEAIAAQKPDLILAIYETIDRQTYDRLSQIAPTVIQSSDYADEETPWNVQLLTTGKALGKEAEAKALVDQVQGRIDEARTKNPEFDGKTLVVDFGPADGGHYLLGAKDPRRSLFTALGFNTQDVVGDVSEEKLGLLDRDVLFVNGATKQELLKSPAFARLSVVSQDRTLYTNFDSKLSDALTYSGPDSLLYALDVVTPQLANALNGRPVADLANA; via the coding sequence ATGAAGTTTCAAAAAGGAGCGTGGCGCCGGCTGATGATGCCGATCGTCGCCGCTGCCGTCGTCGCCGGATTGGTGTCCGCCTGCGGAGGCGAATCCACGTCGACGGCAACCGATACCACGGCCACGATCAGCCATAAGTTCGGCGAGACAAAGGTTCCGGCTAACCCCAGCCGGGTCGTCACCGTGGGCTGGACCGATCAGGATTTCGTCCTCCCGCTCGGGGTGGTACCTGTCAGCAGTCGTGAATTTGCGCAAAATTACAACGATTTGCCGTGGGTTCAGAAGGCAACCGATGGTAAGGGCGTACCGACATGGGGTGCCGACTCGATCGACTTCGAGGCCATCGCGGCGCAGAAGCCCGATCTGATCCTGGCGATTTACGAGACCATAGATCGGCAAACCTACGATCGGCTGTCGCAGATCGCTCCAACAGTCATCCAATCGTCGGACTATGCCGACGAGGAAACCCCCTGGAACGTCCAATTGCTAACCACCGGCAAGGCGCTCGGAAAGGAAGCCGAGGCAAAGGCACTGGTGGATCAGGTACAAGGACGCATCGATGAGGCTCGCACGAAGAACCCGGAATTCGATGGCAAGACCCTGGTGGTCGATTTCGGTCCGGCTGACGGCGGACACTACCTATTGGGCGCCAAAGACCCCCGCCGTTCGTTGTTCACCGCGCTGGGTTTCAACACCCAGGACGTGGTGGGTGACGTCAGTGAGGAGAAGCTGGGACTGCTCGACCGCGACGTGCTGTTCGTCAACGGTGCCACGAAGCAGGAACTCCTCAAATCGCCGGCATTCGCTCGCCTGAGCGTGGTGAGCCAGGATCGTACGCTCTATACCAATTTCGACTCCAAGCTCAGCGATGCACTGACCTACAGCGGTCCTGACTCGCTGCTCTACGCGCTCGATGTGGTGACGCCGCAGTTGGCCAACGCCCTCAACGGCCGGCCGGTCGCCGATCTGGCCAACGCCTGA